The following are encoded in a window of Bradyrhizobium guangdongense genomic DNA:
- a CDS encoding serine hydrolase, with product MHALRPLLRKPLFNLFAAALAVGALLAPRAASAEALLLIEADSGKVLQAENATIPWYPASVTKIMTAYVTLKAVKDGRITLDTLFTVSPTAASQSPSKMGLRPGTQLTVDNALKMMMVKSANDMAVVLAEGVGGSIDGFAAMMNDTAKKLGMTQTNYVNPNGLPADGHVTSARDLGILARAFLRDLPEYEYFVHIPAIRFGKRITPNFNKLIGRYPGADGFKTGFICASGYNLVASATRNGRRLIAVVLGANSGTARAVKAAQLLERGFSQDNLSWLRPSLGTVENLVPVDASPPNLREEMCGGHHKRPASDDDDALIATNGTSGSASATGGEAQVTFFTAGLQPPLMKASELMASAPAAAEPVVVYTGPTRTGAALVAAVAADTDQQNPPKARGKKSRVAKKPDAGSDAKTEAKTEAKTDRKTAAAKPATTKPDASAKGDAKGDAKTAAKPAASKHAAAKPAEKPATRDQGAKPAKPKAATKPAPKPGANNS from the coding sequence GTGCACGCCTTACGCCCGCTGCTTCGCAAACCCCTGTTCAACCTTTTCGCTGCGGCGCTCGCCGTTGGTGCGCTTCTCGCGCCGCGCGCGGCAAGCGCCGAAGCGCTGCTGCTGATCGAAGCCGACAGCGGCAAGGTGTTGCAGGCGGAGAACGCGACCATTCCCTGGTACCCGGCCTCGGTCACCAAGATCATGACCGCCTATGTGACGCTGAAGGCGGTGAAGGACGGCAGGATCACGCTCGACACGCTGTTTACGGTGTCGCCGACCGCCGCCTCGCAATCGCCATCGAAAATGGGCCTGCGTCCGGGAACACAGCTCACCGTCGACAATGCGTTGAAGATGATGATGGTCAAATCGGCGAACGACATGGCCGTGGTGCTGGCCGAAGGCGTCGGCGGCTCGATCGACGGCTTCGCGGCGATGATGAACGACACCGCGAAGAAGCTCGGCATGACCCAGACGAACTACGTCAATCCGAACGGTCTCCCCGCGGACGGACACGTCACCTCGGCGCGCGACCTCGGCATTCTCGCGCGCGCGTTTCTCCGTGACCTCCCGGAATACGAATATTTCGTGCACATTCCCGCGATCCGCTTCGGCAAGCGCATCACGCCGAACTTCAACAAGCTGATCGGCCGTTATCCCGGCGCCGACGGTTTCAAGACCGGCTTCATCTGCGCTTCCGGCTACAATCTCGTCGCCTCAGCCACCCGCAACGGCCGTCGCCTGATCGCGGTGGTGCTCGGCGCCAACTCCGGCACGGCGCGCGCCGTGAAGGCGGCGCAGCTGCTCGAGCGCGGCTTCAGCCAGGACAATCTGTCGTGGCTGCGCCCCTCGCTCGGCACCGTCGAGAACCTCGTGCCGGTCGATGCCTCGCCGCCGAATTTGCGCGAGGAGATGTGCGGCGGTCACCACAAGCGGCCGGCCAGCGACGACGACGATGCGCTGATCGCGACCAACGGCACCAGCGGCTCGGCCTCCGCCACCGGCGGCGAAGCCCAGGTCACCTTCTTCACCGCAGGGCTCCAGCCGCCGCTGATGAAGGCCTCCGAGCTGATGGCTTCCGCGCCTGCGGCCGCAGAGCCTGTCGTGGTCTATACCGGCCCGACCCGCACCGGTGCAGCCCTGGTCGCGGCCGTCGCGGCCGACACCGACCAGCAGAATCCGCCGAAGGCGCGTGGCAAGAAGTCGCGCGTCGCCAAGAAGCCCGACGCCGGCAGCGATGCCAAGACCGAGGCCAAGACCGAGGCGAAGACCGATCGCAAGACCGCCGCGGCGAAACCGGCAACGACCAAGCCCGACGCTTCGGCCAAGGGCGATGCAAAGGGTGATGCAAAGACCGCTGCAAAGCCGGCAGCGAGCAAGCATGCCGCGGCCAAGCCTGCAGAAAAGCCGGCGACCCGCGATCAGGGGGCTAAGCCTGCCAAGCCCAAGGCGGCCACAAAACCTGCGCCGAAGCCCGGTGCCAACAACAGCTAG
- a CDS encoding glucan ABC transporter ATP-binding protein/ permease, producing MSILRLYTRVLELLGKEAGLGWLLAIANLLLAGSQFAEPVLFGRIVDVLSGKTVAGSDSAWPFLAAWVAFGLFTIGCSALVALQADRLSHRQRQAVLTSYFEHILQLPLTFHSGTHSGRLMKVMLNGTDALWRLWLGFFREHFAAILSVVVLLPLSLYLNWRLAILLFVLCIVFTALTTFVVRKTFGMQMAVEEQYSELSARASDALGNVALVQSFVRVESEVQGLRSVADALLAAQMPVLSWWALVTVITRASTTITVLAIFTLGIALHDQGLTSVGEIVMFVSFATLLIQKLEQVVSFINNVFMEAPRLREFFGVLDAVPAVHDRPDAIDAGRLSGLVEFNDVTFSYDGKRPAIEDLSFTALPGQTIALVGPTGAGKSTAIALLHRAFDPQSGFIKIDGMDVRGVTLTSLRRNIGVVFQEALLFNRSIAENLRVGKPDATEAEMRKAAERAQAIEFIDRSGGFETNAGERGRMLSGGERQRLSIARALLKDPPILILDEATSALDAVTEAKVNAALDEVMKGRTTFVIAHRLSTIRNATRILVFEHGRVIESGTFDELVAKGGHFAELAKAQFMVQEQALPKAQAGASAAEATFSAAKSP from the coding sequence ATGTCCATCCTCCGCCTCTATACCCGCGTTCTCGAACTGCTCGGCAAGGAGGCGGGGCTCGGCTGGCTGCTTGCGATTGCCAACCTCCTCCTGGCAGGCTCGCAATTTGCCGAGCCGGTGCTGTTTGGCCGGATCGTCGACGTCCTCTCCGGCAAGACGGTAGCGGGCTCCGACTCGGCCTGGCCGTTTCTGGCCGCCTGGGTCGCGTTCGGACTGTTCACGATCGGCTGTAGCGCGCTCGTGGCGCTGCAGGCCGACCGGCTCTCGCATCGCCAGCGCCAGGCGGTGCTGACGAGCTATTTCGAACACATCCTGCAACTGCCGCTGACCTTCCATTCCGGCACCCATTCGGGCCGGCTGATGAAGGTCATGCTCAACGGCACCGATGCGCTGTGGCGGCTCTGGCTCGGCTTTTTCCGCGAACACTTTGCCGCGATCCTGTCGGTCGTGGTGCTGCTGCCGCTGTCGCTCTATTTGAACTGGCGGCTGGCGATCCTCTTGTTCGTGCTGTGCATCGTCTTCACCGCGCTGACCACCTTCGTCGTGCGCAAGACGTTCGGCATGCAGATGGCGGTCGAGGAGCAGTATAGCGAGCTCTCCGCGCGGGCCTCCGACGCGCTCGGCAATGTCGCGCTGGTGCAAAGCTTCGTCCGCGTCGAATCCGAGGTGCAAGGCCTGCGCTCCGTCGCGGATGCGCTGCTCGCGGCGCAAATGCCGGTGCTGTCCTGGTGGGCGCTCGTCACCGTGATCACGCGCGCCTCGACCACGATCACCGTGCTCGCGATCTTCACGCTCGGCATCGCGCTGCACGACCAGGGCCTGACCTCGGTCGGCGAGATCGTGATGTTCGTGAGCTTCGCCACGCTGCTGATTCAGAAGCTCGAGCAGGTCGTCAGCTTCATCAACAACGTTTTCATGGAAGCGCCGCGCCTGCGCGAATTCTTCGGCGTGCTCGATGCCGTGCCCGCCGTTCACGACCGGCCCGATGCGATCGACGCAGGCCGGCTCTCCGGCCTCGTCGAATTCAACGACGTCACCTTCTCCTATGACGGCAAGCGGCCGGCGATCGAGGATCTCTCCTTCACCGCACTGCCCGGCCAGACCATCGCACTGGTCGGCCCGACCGGCGCCGGCAAGTCCACCGCGATTGCGCTGCTGCACCGTGCCTTCGACCCGCAATCCGGCTTCATCAAGATCGACGGCATGGACGTGCGCGGTGTCACGCTCACCTCGCTGCGGCGGAACATCGGCGTCGTGTTCCAGGAAGCGCTGCTGTTCAACCGCTCGATCGCCGAGAACTTGCGCGTCGGCAAGCCGGATGCGACCGAAGCCGAGATGCGCAAGGCTGCGGAGCGCGCGCAGGCCATCGAATTCATCGATCGCAGCGGCGGATTTGAGACCAATGCCGGCGAACGCGGCCGCATGCTCTCGGGCGGCGAACGGCAGCGGCTGTCGATCGCACGCGCATTGCTGAAGGACCCTCCGATCCTGATCCTGGACGAGGCGACCAGCGCGCTCGACGCGGTCACCGAGGCCAAGGTGAATGCCGCTCTCGATGAAGTGATGAAGGGCCGCACGACGTTCGTGATCGCCCACCGCCTCTCCACCATCCGCAACGCCACGCGGATCCTCGTGTTCGAGCATGGTCGCGTGATCGAAAGTGGAACTTTCGATGAACTCGTGGCCAAAGGCGGCCATTTCGCCGAGCTCGCCAAGGCCCAGTTCATGGTGCAGGAACAGGCATTGCCGAAGGCACAGGCCGGCGCGAGTGCCGCCGAGGCCACTTTTTCTGCCGCCAAGTCGCCTTAA
- the hisE gene encoding phosphoribosyl-ATP diphosphatase: MSDSLERLYLAVLAARDLDPATSRTARLFQRGPSKMAKKLAEEAIEVVIDAVNGDTEAVVRESADLLYNVTVLWASAGVRPEDVWREMSRREDMLGIAEKLPKSPMKLPKVASPRVAARRPIAALEGRVARKRH; this comes from the coding sequence ATGAGTGATTCGCTTGAGCGGCTATATCTGGCTGTGCTCGCGGCCAGGGACCTTGATCCGGCAACATCGCGCACCGCCCGGCTGTTTCAGCGTGGGCCCTCCAAAATGGCGAAGAAGCTCGCCGAAGAGGCGATCGAGGTCGTCATTGATGCGGTCAACGGCGATACGGAGGCCGTGGTTCGGGAAAGCGCCGATCTGCTCTACAATGTCACCGTGCTCTGGGCTTCCGCCGGCGTGCGCCCTGAAGATGTCTGGCGTGAAATGTCGCGACGCGAGGACATGCTGGGCATTGCCGAAAAGCTGCCGAAGTCGCCGATGAAGCTGCCCAAGGTCGCCTCACCGCGCGTCGCTGCCAGGCGGCCAATCGCCGCGCTCGAGGGCCGCGTCGCACGCAAGCGGCACTAA
- a CDS encoding YqaA family protein encodes MVLHPGTMLKRIYDWCIDAAHKPYALWIMGAVAFAESSFFPVPPDVMLIPMSLARPQRAWAYAAICTGTSVLGGLLGYAIGALLFDSVGHWLIQVYGLGDKVDAFRASYAQWGAVIILLKGLTPIPYKLVTITSGFAGYNLVLFILCSIVARGGRFFIVAILLNRYGDWIRERIERHLGLWVALGAAVLVLGFVVAIKLI; translated from the coding sequence ATGGTGCTTCATCCCGGCACCATGCTGAAACGTATCTACGACTGGTGCATCGACGCCGCCCATAAGCCCTACGCGCTCTGGATCATGGGGGCCGTGGCTTTCGCAGAAAGCTCCTTCTTTCCTGTTCCCCCCGATGTGATGCTGATCCCGATGTCGCTGGCGCGCCCGCAGCGCGCCTGGGCCTATGCGGCGATCTGCACCGGGACGTCGGTGTTGGGTGGCCTGCTGGGCTATGCGATTGGCGCGCTGCTGTTCGACTCGGTCGGCCACTGGCTGATCCAGGTCTATGGCCTCGGCGACAAGGTCGATGCTTTTCGCGCATCCTATGCCCAATGGGGCGCGGTGATCATCCTGCTCAAGGGCCTGACGCCGATTCCCTACAAGCTGGTGACCATCACCTCGGGCTTTGCCGGCTACAATCTCGTGCTGTTCATCCTGTGCTCGATCGTCGCGCGTGGCGGACGCTTCTTTATCGTGGCGATCTTGCTGAACCGCTATGGCGACTGGATTCGCGAGCGGATCGAGCGGCATCTCGGCCTTTGGGTGGCGCTCGGCGCCGCGGTGCTGGTGCTCGGCTTCGTGGTGGCGATCAAGCTGATCTAA
- a CDS encoding aspartate ammonia-lyase: protein MSRYEQDFLGQREIADDIYYGVQTIRGKENFHITGIPMNQEPYFVKALGYVKKAAVMANRDLGAIDTKVADAIIIGCDRVIAGDMMDQFVTDFIQGGAGTSTNMNANEVIANLALESLGFVKGDYQHVSPNDHVNYGQSTNDTYPTAFRLALILRLESYMTALRQLQEAFFAKGREFDRVLKMGRTHLQDAVPMSLGAEFRGWGTTIGEEVDRISEARALLREINLGATAIGTSVTAAVGYPKLAVRHLSALTGVDFILAGDLVEATSDTGAYVQLSGVLKRTASKLTKICNDIRLLASGPRAGFNEINLPQLQPGSSIMPGKVNPVIPEVVNQTSFLVIGLDTTVTLAASAGQLQLNVMEPVISFALFFSIRTMERAVNSLRENCVVGITANEEHTRNMVLNSLGIVTVLKPLLGYKQCAEIAREGYKSGKSLHQIVVMERKLLTQEKWDEMFSFERLINPDVVG from the coding sequence ATGAGCCGCTACGAGCAGGACTTCCTCGGACAGCGTGAGATCGCCGACGACATCTACTACGGCGTCCAGACCATCCGGGGTAAGGAAAACTTCCATATCACCGGCATTCCGATGAACCAGGAGCCTTACTTCGTGAAGGCGCTGGGTTACGTCAAGAAGGCTGCGGTGATGGCCAATCGCGATCTCGGCGCGATTGATACGAAGGTGGCCGACGCGATCATCATCGGCTGTGACCGCGTCATCGCCGGAGACATGATGGACCAGTTCGTCACCGACTTCATCCAGGGCGGCGCCGGCACTTCGACCAACATGAACGCCAACGAGGTGATCGCTAACCTCGCGCTGGAATCGCTCGGCTTCGTCAAGGGCGACTATCAGCACGTCAGCCCCAACGACCACGTCAATTACGGCCAGTCCACCAACGACACCTATCCGACTGCGTTTCGCCTCGCTCTCATCCTGCGCCTGGAAAGCTACATGACGGCGCTGCGCCAGCTGCAGGAGGCGTTCTTCGCCAAGGGCCGGGAATTCGATCGCGTGCTGAAGATGGGCCGCACACATCTGCAGGACGCGGTCCCGATGTCGCTCGGGGCCGAATTCAGGGGATGGGGTACCACGATCGGGGAGGAGGTCGACCGCATCTCGGAAGCACGTGCGCTGCTGCGCGAGATCAATCTCGGCGCCACCGCGATCGGCACCTCCGTCACGGCTGCGGTCGGCTATCCCAAACTCGCGGTCCGGCACCTGAGCGCATTGACCGGCGTCGACTTCATTCTCGCGGGCGATTTGGTCGAAGCGACGTCGGACACCGGCGCTTACGTGCAGCTCTCGGGCGTGCTCAAGCGCACTGCCAGCAAGCTGACCAAGATCTGCAACGACATCCGCCTGCTCGCTTCGGGCCCGCGCGCGGGCTTCAACGAGATCAACCTGCCGCAATTGCAGCCGGGCTCCTCGATCATGCCCGGCAAAGTCAACCCAGTCATCCCCGAGGTCGTCAACCAGACCAGCTTCCTGGTCATTGGCCTCGACACCACGGTGACGCTGGCAGCTTCAGCCGGCCAGCTTCAACTCAACGTGATGGAGCCGGTGATCTCGTTCGCGCTGTTCTTCTCGATCCGCACCATGGAGCGCGCGGTCAACAGCCTGCGCGAGAATTGCGTCGTCGGCATCACCGCCAACGAGGAGCACACCCGCAACATGGTGCTGAACTCGCTCGGCATCGTCACCGTGCTGAAGCCGCTGCTCGGCTACAAGCAATGCGCCGAGATCGCGCGCGAGGGCTACAAGAGCGGCAAGTCGTTGCATCAGATCGTCGTGATGGAGCGCAAGCTGTTGACGCAGGAAAAGTGGGACGAGATGTTCTCGTTCGAGCGGCTGATCAATCCGGATGTGGTGGGATAG
- a CDS encoding NAD(P)H-dependent flavin oxidoreductase — translation MSMPALFKGRLSIPVIGSPLFIISVPDLVIAQCKAGVVGSFPALNARPPELLDEWLARITEELAAYDRAHPERPSAPFAVNQIVHKSNNRLDHDMQLCAKYKVPMIISSLGAREELNQAVHGWGGIVFHDVINQKFAHKAIEKGADGLILVAAGAGGHAGTISPLAFVAETRKWFDGPIALSGAIGNGKAIRAARILGADFAYIGSAFIATKEANAVEKYKEMIAGSSADDIVYSNLFTGVHGNYLKPSILAAGMDPDNLPTSDPSKMNFGTDASGERAKPKAWKEIWGSGQGIGSVDKVVPAAELIARFKKEYDEAVDPPL, via the coding sequence ATGTCCATGCCTGCTCTTTTCAAGGGGCGCCTGTCGATCCCCGTGATCGGTTCGCCGCTCTTCATCATCTCGGTGCCTGATCTCGTGATCGCGCAGTGCAAGGCCGGCGTGGTCGGCTCGTTCCCGGCGCTGAACGCGCGGCCGCCGGAGCTGCTCGACGAATGGCTGGCGCGGATCACCGAAGAGCTCGCGGCTTATGATCGCGCCCATCCGGAACGGCCGTCGGCACCGTTCGCGGTGAATCAGATCGTGCACAAGTCCAACAACCGTCTCGACCACGACATGCAGCTCTGCGCCAAGTACAAGGTGCCGATGATCATCTCCTCGCTCGGTGCGCGCGAGGAGCTCAACCAGGCCGTCCACGGCTGGGGCGGCATCGTCTTCCACGACGTGATCAACCAGAAATTCGCCCACAAGGCGATCGAGAAGGGCGCCGACGGTCTGATCCTGGTCGCGGCCGGCGCCGGCGGCCATGCCGGCACCATCTCGCCGCTCGCCTTCGTCGCCGAGACGCGCAAATGGTTCGACGGCCCGATCGCGCTCTCGGGCGCCATCGGCAATGGCAAGGCGATCCGCGCCGCGCGCATTCTCGGCGCCGACTTCGCCTATATCGGCTCGGCGTTCATCGCGACCAAGGAAGCCAATGCGGTCGAGAAGTACAAGGAGATGATCGCGGGCTCGAGCGCCGACGACATCGTCTACTCCAATCTCTTCACCGGCGTGCACGGCAATTATCTGAAGCCCTCGATCCTCGCCGCCGGCATGGATCCGGACAACCTGCCGACCTCCGATCCCTCCAAGATGAATTTCGGTACCGACGCCTCCGGCGAGCGCGCCAAGCCGAAGGCCTGGAAGGAGATCTGGGGCTCGGGCCAGGGTATCGGCAGCGTGGACAAGGTCGTACCCGCCGCCGAACTGATCGCGCGCTTCAAGAAGGAATACGACGAGGCGGTCGATCCGCCGTTGTAA
- a CDS encoding thioesterase family protein: protein MSAIYRVDGNSVVTSPAAAGPWDRRMQHGSAPSALVTWAAERIPTPVPMNIARVTIDLMRPVPVAPLTIESEVLREGRKIQLCAVKLLADGVQVVGATVLKIKQQTQQLPADVEDLPVTLPSPEDSLVEDGHGATSPFAGMVSMRAARGRFGQAGAGAIWFRLDHPLVEGEAVSQVMRAVVAADFSNGTASTLDFRTWTYINADLSVSLARQPVGDWILLDGESWIGPDGAGLAMSRLADRQGYFGRAVQSLVIEKR from the coding sequence ATGAGTGCCATCTACCGCGTCGACGGCAACAGCGTCGTCACCAGCCCCGCTGCCGCCGGTCCGTGGGACCGGCGCATGCAGCACGGTTCGGCGCCGTCGGCGCTGGTGACCTGGGCGGCGGAGCGGATTCCGACGCCGGTGCCGATGAACATCGCGCGGGTGACGATCGATCTGATGCGCCCGGTGCCGGTGGCGCCGCTCACGATCGAAAGCGAAGTTTTGCGCGAAGGGCGCAAGATCCAGCTCTGCGCGGTCAAGCTGCTTGCTGACGGCGTTCAGGTCGTCGGTGCCACCGTGCTCAAGATCAAGCAGCAGACGCAGCAATTGCCCGCCGACGTCGAGGACTTGCCGGTCACGTTGCCGTCGCCCGAGGATTCGCTGGTCGAGGACGGCCATGGCGCGACCAGTCCGTTCGCCGGCATGGTCTCGATGCGCGCGGCGCGCGGTCGTTTTGGCCAGGCTGGCGCCGGTGCGATCTGGTTTCGTCTCGATCATCCGCTGGTCGAAGGCGAGGCGGTCTCGCAGGTAATGCGCGCTGTGGTCGCCGCCGATTTCTCCAACGGCACCGCCTCGACGCTCGATTTTCGCACCTGGACCTACATCAACGCCGACCTCTCGGTGAGTCTTGCGCGCCAACCGGTTGGCGACTGGATTTTGCTCGACGGTGAATCCTGGATTGGCCCCGATGGCGCGGGTCTTGCCATGTCGCGTTTGGCTGATCGGCAGGGCTATTTCGGCCGCGCTGTGCAGAGCCTGGTGATCGAGAAGCGGTAA
- a CDS encoding NAD(P)H-dependent flavin oxidoreductase: MTHNRLQCFGDRLALPLIAAPMFLVSGVELMVAACRNGVIGSFPTVNCRSTEQLDAWFAEIAMRLRQHEDQSGRKAAPLCPNLIVHRSNARLEQDVAVLLKHTPEIVITSVGSPAPVLKPLHDVGALVLADVASIRHAERAAEAGADGLVLLTAGAGGQTGWLNPFAFVRAVRAFYDGIIVLAGGIGDGHALYAAEVLGCDLAYMGTKFIATRESMADERHNQMLVESSADDILLTTAFTGLQTSMLKPSIVAAGLDPDDLPARGAIDIGKDIDVTAREVRPKRWRDIWSGGHSTSGVTGVMAVDDLVARTTAEYRAASGR; the protein is encoded by the coding sequence TTGACACACAATCGACTGCAATGCTTCGGCGACCGCCTCGCTTTGCCGCTGATCGCGGCGCCGATGTTTCTCGTCTCAGGCGTCGAACTGATGGTCGCCGCCTGCCGTAATGGCGTGATCGGCAGCTTTCCTACCGTGAATTGCCGCAGCACGGAGCAGCTCGATGCCTGGTTCGCAGAGATCGCAATGCGGCTGCGGCAGCACGAGGATCAATCCGGCCGCAAGGCGGCGCCGCTCTGTCCGAACCTGATCGTGCATCGCTCCAACGCGCGGCTGGAGCAGGATGTCGCCGTGCTGCTCAAGCACACGCCTGAGATCGTCATTACGTCGGTCGGTTCGCCGGCGCCCGTGCTGAAACCCCTGCATGATGTCGGCGCGCTGGTACTGGCGGACGTTGCCTCGATCCGTCACGCCGAGCGCGCGGCGGAAGCGGGCGCCGACGGCTTGGTGCTGCTCACCGCGGGTGCGGGCGGACAGACGGGCTGGCTCAACCCGTTCGCTTTCGTCCGCGCAGTGCGCGCATTCTACGACGGCATCATCGTGCTCGCCGGCGGTATCGGCGATGGCCATGCCCTGTACGCGGCCGAAGTGCTCGGCTGCGATCTCGCCTACATGGGCACGAAATTCATCGCGACGCGCGAGAGCATGGCGGACGAACGTCACAACCAGATGCTGGTCGAGAGCAGCGCCGACGACATCCTGCTCACCACGGCGTTCACGGGCCTGCAGACCAGCATGCTGAAGCCGTCGATCGTCGCCGCCGGTCTCGACCCCGACGACCTGCCGGCGCGTGGCGCCATCGACATCGGCAAGGACATTGACGTCACCGCGCGCGAGGTCAGGCCCAAGCGCTGGCGCGATATCTGGAGCGGCGGGCATTCGACCTCGGGCGTGACGGGCGTGATGGCGGTCGATGACCTCGTGGCCCGGACGACCGCCGAATACCGCGCCGCATCGGGGCGATAG